A region of Myxococcus stipitatus DSM 14675 DNA encodes the following proteins:
- a CDS encoding DUF808 domain-containing protein, which yields MAGSSLFALIDDIATILDDVSILTKVAAKKTAGVLGDDLALNAQQVTGVNADRELPVVWAVAKGSLVNKAILVPAALAISALAPWLVTPLLMVGGAFLCFEGFEKLAHKFLHSEEEDEAHRAELREAVANPAVDLVALEKDKIKGAVRTDFILSAEIIAITLGTVAAVNFATRVSVLVGIALIMTVGVYGLVAGIVKLDDAGLYLTRQAGAFQRRLGAGILRAAPMLMKFLSVAGTAAMFLVGGGILVHGISGLHHAEESFTAWASTVPGVGSVLGGLASMLLNAAVGLGAGAVTVLLFTVGQKLFKKNKRAK from the coding sequence ATGGCAGGCAGCAGTCTATTTGCGCTCATCGACGACATCGCGACCATCCTGGATGACGTCTCCATCCTGACGAAGGTGGCGGCGAAAAAGACGGCGGGCGTGCTTGGAGACGACCTGGCGCTCAACGCCCAGCAGGTGACGGGCGTGAACGCGGACCGAGAGCTGCCGGTGGTGTGGGCGGTGGCGAAGGGCTCGCTCGTCAACAAGGCCATCCTGGTCCCCGCGGCGCTGGCCATCAGCGCGTTGGCGCCCTGGCTGGTGACGCCGCTCTTGATGGTGGGTGGCGCGTTCCTCTGCTTCGAGGGCTTCGAGAAGCTGGCGCACAAGTTCCTGCACAGCGAGGAGGAGGACGAGGCGCACCGGGCCGAGTTGCGCGAGGCGGTGGCGAATCCGGCCGTGGACCTGGTGGCGCTGGAGAAGGACAAGATCAAGGGCGCGGTGCGCACCGACTTCATCCTCTCCGCGGAAATCATCGCCATCACCCTGGGCACGGTGGCCGCGGTGAACTTCGCCACGCGCGTCTCGGTCCTGGTGGGCATCGCGCTCATCATGACGGTGGGCGTGTATGGGCTGGTGGCGGGCATCGTGAAGCTGGACGACGCGGGCCTGTACCTCACCCGTCAGGCGGGCGCCTTCCAGCGCCGGCTGGGGGCGGGCATCCTCCGCGCGGCGCCGATGCTGATGAAGTTCCTCTCCGTGGCGGGCACGGCGGCCATGTTCCTGGTGGGGGGCGGCATCCTCGTGCACGGCATCTCCGGCCTGCACCACGCGGAGGAGTCCTTCACCGCCTGGGCCTCGACGGTGCCGGGGGTGGGCAGCGTCCTGGGGGGCCTTGCGTCCATGCTGCTCAACGCCGCGGTGGGCCTGGGCGCCGGAGCCGTGACGGTGCTGCTCTTCACCGTGGGCCAGAAGCTGTTCAAGAAGAACAAGCGCGCGAAGTAG
- a CDS encoding FadR/GntR family transcriptional regulator, with protein MPGSSRQKPQRAAELVLEALCIAIFDGKLKEGDSLPPERVLAETHGVSRIIARQAVHTLVDAGLVEARQGGASRVLDVAAADGRALELLFRYGSRLRGGGARLREELVEYRLLYVVMMLDAAHRKATDEERRALLALVEACPVQPSEARARQLDTDFWRHVTAMGRNQIMRMEMALWERWVDPSAPLDGKADELRWFYHVLAKQLLSRQDPVPFYLATIRPTFAPASR; from the coding sequence GTGCCAGGCTCGTCCCGACAGAAGCCGCAGCGTGCCGCGGAGCTCGTGCTCGAGGCGCTGTGCATCGCCATCTTCGACGGCAAGCTCAAGGAGGGGGACTCCCTGCCTCCGGAGCGGGTCCTCGCGGAGACGCATGGTGTCTCGCGCATCATCGCGCGCCAGGCGGTGCATACGCTGGTGGATGCGGGACTCGTCGAGGCGCGGCAGGGTGGGGCCTCGCGCGTGCTCGATGTCGCCGCCGCGGATGGCCGGGCGCTGGAGTTGCTCTTCCGCTATGGCTCCCGCCTTCGAGGCGGAGGCGCTCGGCTCCGTGAGGAGTTGGTCGAGTACCGGCTCCTGTACGTGGTGATGATGCTCGACGCCGCGCATCGCAAGGCGACCGACGAAGAGCGGCGCGCCTTGCTCGCGCTCGTGGAGGCGTGTCCCGTCCAGCCCTCCGAGGCGCGGGCCCGCCAGCTCGACACGGACTTCTGGCGGCACGTCACCGCGATGGGCCGGAATCAAATCATGCGGATGGAGATGGCCCTGTGGGAGCGCTGGGTGGACCCGAGCGCTCCGCTGGATGGCAAGGCCGACGAGCTGCGCTGGTTCTACCACGTGCTCGCCAAGCAACTGCTGTCGCGCCAGGACCCGGTTCCCTTCTACCTCGCGACCATCCGTCCGACGTTCGCCCCTGCTTCCCGCTGA